The Nothobranchius furzeri strain GRZ-AD chromosome 8, NfurGRZ-RIMD1, whole genome shotgun sequence sequence TAAACCCTTCTGTTTCAGCTCCTATATTCACACACTTGTCCCTCACAAATCCTAGATCATTACCATGCAGCGTCAAAGTCAATGCCATGAACCTTGTTGTAGCGCCACCTAGAATAGACAGTGGTGCAGAAACACCTGTCCTTGGCGTCCTGCAGTGTTGTGAAGCGGTCTCGGAAGAAATTCTCAAACCCAGACTGGGTGGTTTTCAGCACCTTCATGTCCTTCACCCCGCTGTGAAGCACTGGAGTGCCTGTGTGAGGAGTTAGAAGTGGGTCAGATCAAAGGTTCCTTAAGCTTAATGTGATCATTTTTATAAATGCAGATGAGTTTATTTTAACAATTTTCACCAACAAATAAAGCCAACACACTTCCTGCTGGTGATTAAatacgtgtgcatgtgtgcgtgatcACCATGGAGGTTCTGTTCAACATCACAGAAACGACAAGCTTCTGGGCTGTAGATGAACGCATGAACATGCTGCACACCGTTCTGAAAGAGACGACATTACGATATGTCAGTAGTAACGTGTACTTGTACTGCAGTAGCCATCACAGAGGTAAAAACCTGCACCTTGTCCTGGACTAATGGCTGATTAATGTGTTTTACCTTCTCCAACCTCCTCCATGGAGCTTCCTCTATGTAAACCTTGGCCTTCAGCACGTGGCTGAAAGAGGTGAGGAAGTGATGACAGATGTCCAGGGAAAACTGTTCGATGGTTTTCACCTGAAAAGTAAACGTAAAACCATCTTGGCAGTAAGTAACTTCAAACGGAGAACAACTATAATAAATATCAGTCAAGTGGAGGAAAAATCTTTGTACTTATTTATGCTGGAAGTTTGAAAACATTTATGTGGTTATGACAATAAATACCACTTTATTGTTCCTCATCAAACAAAATTGGTAATTTTTGGAGGATTTTAGAAGTTGTCATCTAAAAGAAAAGCACATTCTCAGATGAAACTGCTGCAAATGCAGGTAAAACTCGAATAATGTGAATATGGTgctaaagtccatttatttcagtaatatgacttagactgagagaccatctaaaggctcagaaactctttgcaggtgtttttgGTTCATTAACTGGTTAGAGTGTGACACTAGGATTTTCAGCCTTTTCACAATCTTCTAATTTTGAGATTTTGAATGAGgagttttcatcagctgtgagGCATGACcaacacaattataacaaataaatgcttgAAATAGCTGGCTTTGCATATAATGAGtttatctcatatattagtttcacctttaagtTGAATTATTGACATCAACTAACTTTTGCACCATGTTGTTTTCAAGTGTCACCTGTACTATCTGTCTTTACTGGAAAAGGTCTGTTTGACTCACGCCTTTGATTTTGGCCAGAGCGTGGACGGTGTTCTTGATGGTGTCGGTGGGAATGATGTCCGAGTTGTCTCCGGACAAATAGTCCTTGCGGGAATTGAGGGTGATCTCCACGTTAGCTTTCAGCTCCACGATGTAGTGGTGGcgcccatgtctcctgatgaacaAGACCCTCACGGCGTTCTTACCATAACCTGTTCTTACGAACTCCACGTTCTGTGCAAAAGCACCACATTTAACAtcttgtaaatatgtaaatacatCATTCTGGCTATACAATGTCTTAGTCAAATCACTTTGTTTATTTGATCAGTTTTTGGATATGTTTGCAATTTATTTACAcgttaaaaatgaaaaaatctgACTATCACTGATACAGAATAAACTTTTAGAGTTTTACGTGGTTTGGCCTTGAGATCACTGACCCCCATAGCTCTAGTGCTGAGTCATTGATTCTCTAACAATAAAATGATTGCATTTGGAAGGTTTGCAGAAGATAAAatgaggaaatgcttctttataaACCTTTATAAACAGGTTTTTTATAAACTTTATAAACAGGTTGTTACCTGATGAGCAGCCGTTTCCATGGTTCTTCTTCCCCTTAACTTGACTTCTGTCCCCCTGCTCCCAGCAAAGAAAGGACCTCCTGTAGCATGAGGAGTATTCTGTACAGAGGGAGTTGCACCTCTGCACCTCACTATTGGACAATATAGTTCAAGTTCAGCCCATTTTACATAGATGCAATCGCTCTCACATATGCACACACCGAAAATCTCTATATTTGCACTGGTCAGTCTGAGTTTAACTATTTGTGTAAATCATaacatattttcacattttttactgATTATATAAGAAATGTTCAATTTAACATTGTTAGTGAGCACACATAATATTTTATCATTGCAAAATTAAAACAAACTGGGAATAAGATAAGAGATGAAAGAGCCTCACTGTGTAGTTCATACAGATGTGAAAATCTGTTCCATCATGATTTAGAAATCAGCTTTATTCCTTTTTTGTCAACATGTGATGGACTTATTTTATTCAGTTTCTGAGAAGGCCTCTCCACACTTTAAGAACTTTTAAAGATGATTAATTGAGTCCATCATCCATGTTCTAAAAGTTGAGGGGAAATTCTCATTCCGCATTAATGTTAGCCTCCCATGCTTCAACGAAGATCCAAAGCTTTATTGTGCAGAAGGAAAGTCTCACtatactgcccactcaccacatgtAATCTGGTTTAAAAATGCATGAGGCAAAAAAGGTAACATGCAAAATGCAGTAactaattttcattacttaaaatattgtaaaaaaaataGTTCTTGTGTTACATTCTATTATTGGGTTATTTTCTAATTTTCTTTGTAGGTTAACAGtgatttaatttgtttttttcGGCTTTGGGAGTCAGCCAGGAAGAACTGTAGGCTTTCATTCATCACAGGGACTGGTTTTGGACCAGCATGCACTGGGGTAGACCTATGGTTTTATTTACTGTATTACTGCTTGCCTAGCTGGATAAATAAACTGTTTTTGGGACATTTGACTTATTTTGTGTGTATAAAATATCACCATGATGCAGCAGCGGCTTGAGGATTTCATAAATGAATGAAAGTTTGATCAGACAAACAAGGAATTGTCATGTCgcaatcaggaaaaaaaaaagtaatatTCTTTGTTTTGGGACCACAATGTG is a genomic window containing:
- the uox gene encoding uricase, which gives rise to METAAHQNVEFVRTGYGKNAVRVLFIRRHGRHHYIVELKANVEITLNSRKDYLSGDNSDIIPTDTIKNTVHALAKIKGVKTIEQFSLDICHHFLTSFSHVLKAKVYIEEAPWRRLEKNGVQHVHAFIYSPEACRFCDVEQNLHGTPVLHSGVKDMKVLKTTQSGFENFFRDRFTTLQDAKDRCFCTTVYSRWRYNKVHGIDFDAAWKCVKETIIEKFAGPYDRGEYSPSVQKTLYETQVLVLERIPEVEEIEIVMPNQHYFTIDMTKMGLANNDEVLLPLDNPSGNITGTVCRKQRARL